A section of the Bacteroidota bacterium genome encodes:
- a CDS encoding 1-(5-phosphoribosyl)-5-[(5-phosphoribosylamino)methylideneamino] imidazole-4-carboxamide isomerase: MQIMLLIIPAIRIIAGKCLFKVKYEDGSVCSDDPVEMAKLWRRENAKSLHITDFDAANVGHFVNLGVVQKIIETVDIPIELGGGIQSLVDAQRAFDIGVYRILIGTLFLEKPTEAVKILQKYGGSKVVIGLSVENNKVVTKGWVKNSDFTLVDAAQHAKFLGFTRIVYRNIFTDGTTSSPNFDAIKEFAIETGMRVTASGGIRGLNDLLKMQELVKHGVDSVVIGEALYENKFSCQSIWRVCESMKYPFTAKV, from the coding sequence ATGCAAATTATGCTATTAATCATACCAGCAATACGAATTATAGCGGGTAAATGCCTCTTCAAAGTGAAATACGAGGATGGTTCAGTTTGCTCGGACGATCCAGTCGAAATGGCTAAACTTTGGCGCCGCGAAAATGCTAAGTCGCTGCACATTACCGATTTCGATGCTGCAAATGTCGGGCATTTTGTAAACCTTGGTGTGGTTCAAAAAATTATCGAGACCGTTGATATCCCAATCGAGTTGGGTGGCGGTATTCAGAGTCTTGTCGATGCTCAACGCGCTTTCGATATCGGTGTTTACAGAATTTTAATCGGTACTTTGTTCCTCGAAAAACCAACAGAAGCTGTAAAGATTTTGCAAAAGTACGGCGGTAGCAAAGTTGTTATAGGTCTGTCGGTGGAAAATAACAAAGTTGTTACTAAAGGCTGGGTTAAAAATTCCGATTTCACTCTTGTTGATGCTGCACAGCATGCTAAATTCCTCGGTTTCACACGTATTGTGTACCGAAATATTTTCACTGACGGAACAACATCGTCTCCGAATTTCGATGCTATTAAAGAATTCGCAATCGAAACCGGTATGCGTGTAACTGCCTCAGGTGGTATCCGAGGTCTGAACGACCTTCTGAAAATGCAAGAGTTAGTCAAACACGGTGTCGATTCGGTTGTAATTGGGGAAGCTCTTTACGAAAATAAATTTTCCTGCCAAAGCATCTGGCGGGTTTGCGAATCAATGAAATATCCATTCACTGCAAAGGTATAA
- a CDS encoding aspartate ammonia-lyase has product MQSFRLEKDSLGEKHISKDSYYGIQTQRALENFPISNLKAHKVFIESYLLIKKAAAIANKKCNVLDKKIADAIILACDEILSGKFIDQFVVDVYQAGAGTSFNMNVNEVIANRALELTGAEKGNYSLINPNDHVNMSQSTNDTYPTAMRVAALEKLKTFIAALIKFQIVFNEKSVEFASVIKSGRTHLQDATPISLGQEFSGYASVLKKHIENITDSKKYFLELGLGGTAVGTGINTPKDYRDVVIVELQKLTGMEFKKADNCFEAMQSMFPFVHLSNAYANLSLDLIRIANDLRLLSSGPMTGLAEIKLPTVQPGSSIMPGKINPSIAEMLNMVCFQVIGNNTTISLAAQAGQLELNVMMPVINYNLLQSIEILTNAITVFSEKCVKGIEANKERCKNYAEQSISIATLLSPNIGYLKTAELAKEALEKNITVKKLVIEKGIMTETDFDALSV; this is encoded by the coding sequence ATGCAATCGTTTCGGTTAGAAAAGGATTCGTTGGGAGAGAAACATATTTCTAAAGATTCTTACTATGGGATACAAACGCAGCGGGCGCTGGAAAATTTTCCTATTAGTAACCTCAAAGCGCATAAAGTATTTATTGAGTCGTATCTGCTCATAAAAAAAGCAGCGGCTATTGCAAACAAAAAATGTAATGTACTCGATAAAAAGATTGCTGATGCGATTATCTTGGCTTGTGATGAAATTTTGTCGGGAAAATTTATCGATCAGTTTGTAGTGGATGTGTACCAAGCCGGTGCGGGTACATCATTTAACATGAATGTGAACGAAGTGATTGCGAATCGCGCTCTCGAATTAACTGGAGCAGAAAAAGGGAATTACTCGTTAATAAATCCAAACGATCACGTGAATATGAGTCAATCTACAAACGATACTTACCCGACTGCAATGCGGGTTGCCGCATTGGAAAAACTTAAGACGTTTATTGCCGCATTAATAAAATTTCAGATTGTGTTTAATGAAAAATCGGTTGAGTTTGCAAGCGTAATTAAGTCAGGTCGAACTCATCTGCAGGATGCAACCCCTATAAGTTTGGGTCAGGAATTTTCGGGCTATGCTTCCGTTTTGAAGAAACACATAGAAAATATAACCGACTCGAAAAAATATTTTCTTGAGTTAGGACTAGGTGGGACTGCGGTCGGTACCGGAATCAACACACCGAAGGATTATCGAGATGTAGTTATAGTAGAACTGCAAAAGCTGACTGGTATGGAATTCAAAAAAGCAGATAATTGTTTTGAGGCAATGCAGAGTATGTTCCCTTTTGTTCATTTATCGAATGCCTATGCCAATTTATCTTTGGATTTAATACGAATAGCTAATGATTTAAGACTTTTAAGCTCCGGACCAATGACCGGATTAGCTGAAATAAAATTGCCTACTGTTCAACCTGGTTCATCAATAATGCCGGGTAAAATTAATCCGTCAATTGCCGAGATGTTAAATATGGTTTGCTTCCAAGTAATTGGAAACAACACAACCATTTCGCTGGCGGCTCAAGCCGGGCAACTCGAATTAAATGTAATGATGCCCGTGATCAACTATAATCTTTTACAATCTATAGAAATCCTTACTAATGCAATTACTGTATTTTCGGAGAAGTGTGTAAAAGGTATCGAAGCAAATAAAGAGCGTTGTAAAAATTATGCTGAACAAAGTATAAGTATAGCCACTCTTCTCAGCCCTAATATTGGTTATCTAAAGACAGCCGAGTTGGCCAAAGAAGCTTTGGAAAAAAATATAACAGTTAAAAAATTGGTTATCGAAAAAGGAATTATGACGGAAACGGATTTTGATGCTTTATCAGTTTGA
- a CDS encoding ATP-dependent Clp protease adaptor ClpS, with protein MQTQPLEEIEEIVETQAPAKVILFNDDVHSFDEVIYQIIRAVRCDFEKAKALTNQVHNYGKAVVYGGELNKCIEVSSILEEIELMTQVEY; from the coding sequence ATGCAAACACAACCTTTAGAAGAAATAGAAGAAATCGTCGAAACTCAGGCACCGGCAAAAGTAATCCTTTTTAATGACGATGTGCACTCTTTCGACGAGGTAATTTACCAGATCATCCGGGCGGTTCGCTGCGACTTCGAAAAAGCAAAAGCACTTACTAATCAAGTCCACAATTACGGAAAAGCGGTTGTGTACGGCGGCGAGTTGAACAAGTGCATCGAGGTCAGCAGCATACTCGAAGAAATTGAGTTGATGACACAGGTGGAGTATTAG